ATCACCCATCAGATCCATCCGGTCAAAACGATCGGAATAGCCTATATAACAAAGTATTTTATCAAACTGCTGAGTCCAGAAGAAGGGTACGTCCTGATATCTGGTTTTTGCCCCCAATATATTACAGGCAACAACCTGACCTTGGCGTTCAGCCACTTCCCAATGTTCAACACGGATCAATCTCTGACTTCGGGGATCCGGCCACCGCGCAATATCACCAGCGGCAAAAATACCGGGAACACTTGTTTCCAGGTATTCATTCACCACCACACCGTGATCAATTTCGCAGCCCGCCTGCTTTGCCAATTCCACATTGGGTTGAATACCCGCTCCAACCACGACGAAATCACAGTCCACAGTCGTAAGGTCATCCAAAATAACCTTGTCATCCAGTATCTCTTTCACAGAATGCCCTAAATGAAAGTGAATCCCATGGGACTCATGCAAATGCTTGATATAGCTTCCCACATGAATTCCCAGCGTCTTAATCAAAGGCATTTCCTCGGGGGCGATCACATGGACGACAATACCTCTTTGGTTTAAGGACGCCGCAACCTCCAGACCGATAAAGCCCGCTCCAACAACCGCCACAGTCTTAGCCGTTTCGCAGGCACTGATAATGGATCGGCAGTTCTTTAAGGTTCTTAGCATCAGAACTTTTTCGCGGTCGATGCCGGGGATCGGCGGTTTTACAGGTTCACCACCTGTTGCCAGCAGCAGTTTATCGTAAAACAATGTTCTGCCATCTGAAAGTTCCACTGACTTTCTGTCAGGTTCGATACGCTTGACGTCTGTTTTCAGACTGATCTGAATTTTATTCTTTTCAAAAAAAGACTCTTTCAGTATTGGCAACCATTCTTCTGGAGCCGCACCAGACAAGTAGTCCTTCGAAAGATTGGTTCGATCGTAAGGTGTCGAATCATCATGACTGATCATCTGAATGGTTCCGGCAAATCCCTGGCGTCGTAACATCGCCGCACAGGATGTTCCAGCAGCACCGCCGCCGACAATCACCACATGCTGACTTTCAGTGCCACGCAAAACAGGTTGCGGAATTTTCTTTTTCCCACGGACGAAAATTTTCTCATCAACGACTTCGGTCATCCAACAGGCTATCGGCGTCAAGGCCGGGGCTTTTTCTGCTTCGCCGGTTTTTACATTGAAAGTGGAATGGTGCCACGGACAATGAATATGATGTCCCACCAACAGCCCCTGATTTAAAGGCGCGCCATAATGCGAGCAATTGGCACCCACCGCGTAGATTTCGCCCTCCACCTTGGCCAAAATAACCGCTCTGTCCCCCACATGCCCCA
This is a stretch of genomic DNA from Bdellovibrio sp. GT3. It encodes these proteins:
- a CDS encoding FAD-dependent oxidoreductase, which codes for MGTSAELTGPDFSKGVSVDLIQEGETLLGHVGDRAVILAKVEGEIYAVGANCSHYGAPLNQGLLVGHHIHCPWHHSTFNVKTGEAEKAPALTPIACWMTEVVDEKIFVRGKKKIPQPVLRGTESQHVVIVGGGAAGTSCAAMLRRQGFAGTIQMISHDDSTPYDRTNLSKDYLSGAAPEEWLPILKESFFEKNKIQISLKTDVKRIEPDRKSVELSDGRTLFYDKLLLATGGEPVKPPIPGIDREKVLMLRTLKNCRSIISACETAKTVAVVGAGFIGLEVAASLNQRGIVVHVIAPEEMPLIKTLGIHVGSYIKHLHESHGIHFHLGHSVKEILDDKVILDDLTTVDCDFVVVGAGIQPNVELAKQAGCEIDHGVVVNEYLETSVPGIFAAGDIARWPDPRSQRLIRVEHWEVAERQGQVVACNILGAKTRYQDVPFFWTQQFDKILCYIGYSDRFDRMDLMGDPGKDDFAVAYYEDDRIAAFLSVGRDLENLKVEQALQRIDYQKAEDIFREYQRQFKRPQPPSPNYFEPSP